Proteins found in one Amycolatopsis umgeniensis genomic segment:
- a CDS encoding glycosyltransferase 87 family protein encodes MLVGLSGRKLAGALIALEVVVVGVLFTLKVFDGQDLEVYIGGARLLLDSGDPYGMWVQTHGGWLPFTYTPFAAAVFVPGTLLSAALATRLVGLASIIAGGIVVYLFVATLNGSLTDRSAVRGRAIAALAAIGAQAAGGIMEPVRSTLGFGQINTLLMLLVVLDALLPGRARTKGLLIGVAAAIKLTPAFFILFFLFRKDFRSAARVVAGFLGAGLLMFAFAPGASAKFWTNILFDTSRIGDSGYVGNQSLRGMLARFGLGSAESVVWVMAAIVVVALTGFVIVRVAEPVFALTACAIGGLLASPVSWTHHWIWCVPILVLLVWLRSVVSYALAVVTAALFVVAPMWLAPRPAGSFGWWLATESFVLYGLLLLVLAAIFSERVKAPFPRLVRGKGAFTRS; translated from the coding sequence GGTCGGCGTCCTGTTCACGCTCAAGGTGTTCGACGGCCAGGACCTCGAGGTCTACATCGGCGGCGCGCGGCTGCTGCTCGACTCGGGCGACCCGTACGGCATGTGGGTGCAGACGCACGGGGGCTGGCTGCCCTTCACCTACACACCGTTCGCGGCGGCGGTGTTCGTGCCCGGCACCCTGCTTTCCGCCGCGCTCGCCACGAGACTGGTCGGGCTCGCGTCGATCATCGCGGGCGGGATCGTCGTGTACCTCTTCGTCGCGACGCTCAACGGCTCGCTCACCGACCGTTCCGCTGTCCGGGGTCGCGCGATCGCCGCGCTGGCGGCGATCGGGGCGCAGGCGGCGGGCGGGATCATGGAGCCTGTCCGCTCGACGCTCGGCTTCGGCCAGATCAACACCCTGCTGATGCTGCTGGTCGTGCTCGACGCCCTGCTGCCGGGCCGGGCCCGCACGAAGGGATTGCTGATCGGCGTCGCCGCGGCGATCAAGCTGACCCCGGCGTTCTTCATCTTGTTCTTCTTGTTCCGCAAGGACTTCCGCTCCGCCGCACGGGTCGTGGCCGGTTTCCTCGGCGCGGGTCTGCTGATGTTCGCGTTCGCGCCCGGCGCGTCGGCGAAGTTCTGGACGAACATCCTTTTCGACACCAGCCGCATCGGCGACAGCGGTTACGTCGGCAACCAGTCCTTGCGCGGGATGCTCGCGCGGTTCGGGCTCGGATCGGCGGAGTCCGTCGTCTGGGTGATGGCCGCGATCGTGGTAGTCGCGCTGACCGGGTTCGTGATCGTGCGGGTCGCGGAACCGGTGTTCGCGCTGACCGCTTGCGCGATCGGCGGGCTGCTGGCGTCGCCGGTTTCCTGGACGCACCACTGGATCTGGTGCGTGCCGATCCTCGTGCTGCTGGTCTGGCTGCGATCGGTCGTTTCGTACGCGCTCGCGGTGGTGACGGCGGCGCTGTTCGTCGTCGCGCCGATGTGGCTCGCGCCGCGGCCCGCCGGGAGCTTCGGCTGGTGGCTGGCGACGGAATCCTTCGTGCTGTACGGCCTTCTGCTCCTGGTGCTGGCCGCGATCTTCTCCGAGCGCGTGAAGGCCCCCTTCCCTCGGCTGGTCCGAGGGAAGGGGGCCTTCACGCGCAGCTAG